The Ruminococcaceae bacterium R-25 genomic interval TATTATACCCATCACAACAAAGAAGCGATAAAGTGCGCGCAGGCAGTTGCGATCGCCATTTTCCTTGCGCGTAAAGGTGCTTCCAAGGAAGATATCAAGGCACGTCTCGAAAAGGATTTCAAGATGAAATTCTATCCCTTGGATCTGATCCGCGAAGACTATCAGTTTGACAGCCGTTCAGACTATTCAGTACCGCCTGCGATAGAGGCTTTTTTCGAGAGCAGCGATTATGAATCTGCCATCCGCAAAGCCATCTCAATCGGCGGCGACAGTGACACGATCGCGGCGATTGCAGGAAGCATTGCCGAAGCATATTATGGCAGCATTCCGGAAGACATCAGGAAGAAGGGCAGACTCCTTTTGGACAGCGGCTTGAAGCGCGTCCTTGATGAGTTTGAGGAGAAGTATTGCCGTAAACTTACCGGCGGTGAGAACACATGAATTATATAGAGATTACAGACATCAACGCACCTGAACTGGATGTGTTTTCGAGGATAACAGAGCCGCAGCTCAGGACATATTTTGAGCCTGAGATAGGCATATTCCTCGCTGAGACCGCGAACGTTATCATGCGCGCGATCGAAGCAGGTTATGAGCCTTTGGCGATGCTCGTTGAGACAGAGAGACTGGAAGCTGAGGCAGAGCCTGTTTTCGAGTGCATCGAAAAGCATTGCGGCAGGGAAAAACTCGAATCGATGCCCATCTATATTGCAGGACGCGAGATAGTAACGCAGCTTACAGGCTACACGCTGGTTCGCGGCCTCTGGATGACGCTTAGGAGAAGACCTGAGATTTCTGTTGAAGAATTCTGCAGGGACAAGAAGCGCATCACGGTCTTGATGGATGTCGTAAATCCCACGAACGTCGGCGCGATAATCAGGTCGGCTGCAGCGCTCGGAATGGACGGCGTGCTCCTTACGCATGCATCGGTAGATCCTCTGACGAGGCGCTCTGCGAGAGTCAGTATGGGAACATGTTTTCAGATTCCGTGGACAAAGGCTACGCTGGAGCAGTCGGAGGGACTTAATCTTTTGGATATTCTTCATTCGTATGGATTTAAGACCGTTGCGATGGCTCTGACCGAAGATTCGACCAGCATCGACAATGATGAGATAAGGGCAAATGAGAAACTCGCAGTGCTGATGGGTTCTGAAGGACCCGGCCTCCCGAAGGAAGTCATTGCCGCCAGTGATTACCGCGTCATGATACCGATGTATCACGGAGTGGATTCATTAAACGTTGCCGCTGCGAGCGCGGTAGCTTTCTGGGAGCTGACGAAGTAAGACGATTTAACTGTTTCACTTTTTGTCACCGTCTTTCCTGTTTTCGTTGTACAAAAAGTTGAACTGAGCCCTGATTTCAACTTTTTGTCACTGATTTTCGGGTTTTCGTGCAACAAAATGTGAAACAACTTCAGCAGTTGATGGTTGGGTGAAGGGTGTTCGTGCAACATGACGTGAAAACCCTGGGTTGCTCGTTTTGTAGACGATTTTCCGATTTCCGTCTGCAGAATGAGCAAAAACGCTTGGATTTGCACGTTTTGCAGACGATATCACGATTTTCGTCTACAAAATGAGCAACAGCCCTGAAATCAAAATATGCACATAACAATTAACCCAATGAAAAAGGGATGCCCCTGAGCGGACATCCCTTTTCCAAAGGGAGAGTATCTATGAAAAGTTAAGTGACTTTTCCTGTGACGGGTTTGAGATAGTAATCCGAGCCCGTTGAGAGTGTTTGGAAGCGGGTGCCGGTGTAGTTGTCCATCCAGCCTACAGGTGTGTAATAGACGTTGCCGGTGGTGGTGTCGTAGACGCGGTCTCTGCCGAGAACTGCATCGCAGTATGCCTGGGTCGTGATATCACTTGAGCGGTTGCTTCTTTCCCAGCTGTCCATGATGATCGCGCTTATCTGGTCTGCGTAGTACATGATCGCCTGGGAGTTGCCGTAGACCTGCTGCCAGGCTCTGTTTCTAGCCTGATAGTAATCTTGTGTGAATTCAAGGCTCGCGAAAATTTGGAGCATTACGCCGATCCAGTCGGTGAAGTCTTCCTGCGGCAGGAGCATTACAGTCGTGCCGGATGCCAGATCCCAGTCCATCTGATCGTAGTAGAGTTTGATGTCGACCAGGGAAGATGTGAAGATGCCTTCGTATTCCTTGTCGCCGTAAACTGCTTTTGCCTTGAGGATATCGCCGCCGTATCCGTTTTCGCCTAAGTTATCCAAAATAGTAAATGTATCGTAGCCGAAGAAATTCTTGGAGTTCTCGAAAAGGGACTGCGCGGTGGATTTAGGTGAGATGTAAGCTGTGTCGCCAAGGCTCAATCCGTACTGCTTGCCGGCTTTTCTCCAATACTGGAAATTATCCCAGGAAGGGTAGCTCACGACAGATGTGCAGAAGTAGAAGCTCTTTTGCTGTGAAGGGTCCTGAACCTTGATCTCATAACCAATGGTGTCAATATTATTGAACGTTGCGGTCCACCCTTCGGGTATCTTCATTTTTATGTAGCCTTCGGGAGAACTTACATCTTTCCACGTGATATTTGCATTATCGGTAGGAACGATATTAACTTCAGGTTCTGCTGTAGTTGTAGTCGTTGCTTCCGTTGTGGGTTCTGTATCGTCAGTATCGTCAGTATCGTCAGTATCATCGATATCTCTTTCGACCTTGGTCTTTTTGGACTTGTCCCTGGATTTCTTTTTGCTTGAAGAAGAATCTGAGCAAGCAGTGAGTGATGCCAATGTCATGGCAAGGACTAATAGGATTGCTATTTTCTTTTTCATGATACTCACACTCCTCAAAAAAACTTATACTTTGAGGTTAGCAAGCGGATGTTAAGGTCGTATTAACTCAATTGAAAGAAGTGTTAATTGACAGTTAATAAAAATGTTAAAGGGGCCGTTATGAGACAGCCCCTTTGAAATGTGCTTAAAAACTGCGTTTTATCAGAATGTGTACTCGATGCTGTCATCGACCTCATCGTCAGCTGCGTCCTTGATCTTCTTTTTACGACGCTGATGTTCCATTTATCCGAACTCCTTTTTTGTTCATTCTTGTGCCATTATTGCCAAGTCTAATTCCCGTACCTAAAATCAACTTGAAATGGAAGACCGGATTTGCGCAGTTTCGGTTAGCCAAGGCAAACTACACAAAGGAAATGTCAGGAATCAGCCATAAATGGGCATATATTTTCGAGCACGCCCCCTAATAATCTGTTATAATGTCGCCGGTCAAAATGATGAGAGGTGATATGAGATGTCCCTGCCCAAAGATCCGTTCATGCTTTTGAGCTATGTAAATACGCAG includes:
- a CDS encoding ADP-ribosylglycohydrolase; the encoded protein is MYGAVFGDIIGSWYEWHNRKSEEIELFPREARFTDDTVLTVAIAESILHMENNSPRKCYANHIKAYYSRYPGAGFGNMFRDWATEDHLSVQHSYGNGASMRVSAIGWAFDDEKEILHQVSESCYYTHHNKEAIKCAQAVAIAIFLARKGASKEDIKARLEKDFKMKFYPLDLIREDYQFDSRSDYSVPPAIEAFFESSDYESAIRKAISIGGDSDTIAAIAGSIAEAYYGSIPEDIRKKGRLLLDSGLKRVLDEFEEKYCRKLTGGENT
- a CDS encoding tRNA G18 (ribose-2'-O)-methylase SpoU, with product MNYIEITDINAPELDVFSRITEPQLRTYFEPEIGIFLAETANVIMRAIEAGYEPLAMLVETERLEAEAEPVFECIEKHCGREKLESMPIYIAGREIVTQLTGYTLVRGLWMTLRRRPEISVEEFCRDKKRITVLMDVVNPTNVGAIIRSAAALGMDGVLLTHASVDPLTRRSARVSMGTCFQIPWTKATLEQSEGLNLLDILHSYGFKTVAMALTEDSTSIDNDEIRANEKLAVLMGSEGPGLPKEVIAASDYRVMIPMYHGVDSLNVAAASAVAFWELTK